A part of Variovorax sp. HW608 genomic DNA contains:
- a CDS encoding VOC family protein: MRTSNSLRQPEALPESRLPASIQRLARPPAKGRAISLAFLRWQKKSLAQTERFWRDFGFTVVRSGPDGLVARGTGTAPCIAVAEAGPEDRFLGAAFQMSADTDLGVYEREFGGRWLAAGELPLRARGIEIQDPSGRPVWLLQDCAEVPALATREPASTMTNTAARSPRVNTTVRTPIEPARVVRLGHLVLQTVDFPSMARWYMRVLGLIPTDVQYLADGSPCIAFMRLDLGAQPADHHTLVLVGAIEDKYEHSAYEIIDLDALGQGQQVLRAQGWRHLWGIGRHILGSQLFDYWRDAEGYEYEHYTDGDLFTADAETCYSPLEFGSLWAWGPDAPSSMKPKMNLRSAWLVLRLLRQRRITVQRLKLLSQAMDAPARPWS, from the coding sequence ATGCGAACTTCCAATTCCCTGCGCCAGCCGGAAGCGCTTCCGGAGAGCCGCTTGCCCGCCTCGATCCAGCGCCTTGCACGGCCGCCGGCAAAGGGTCGTGCCATCTCCCTCGCATTTCTGCGCTGGCAGAAGAAGTCGCTTGCGCAAACGGAGCGCTTCTGGCGCGACTTCGGATTCACCGTCGTGCGGTCGGGGCCGGATGGCCTCGTCGCCCGCGGAACGGGAACCGCCCCCTGCATCGCCGTGGCAGAAGCGGGCCCGGAAGATCGTTTCCTCGGCGCTGCGTTCCAGATGTCGGCCGACACCGACCTGGGCGTGTACGAGCGCGAGTTCGGCGGCAGGTGGCTGGCCGCCGGAGAACTGCCACTACGTGCGCGCGGCATCGAGATCCAGGACCCCTCCGGGCGTCCCGTGTGGCTTTTGCAGGATTGCGCGGAAGTGCCGGCACTGGCGACACGCGAGCCAGCCAGCACGATGACCAACACCGCTGCGCGATCGCCACGCGTCAACACCACGGTGCGCACGCCCATCGAGCCCGCGCGCGTGGTTCGCCTCGGGCACCTCGTGCTGCAGACCGTGGACTTCCCGAGCATGGCGCGCTGGTACATGCGCGTCCTCGGGCTCATCCCGACCGACGTGCAGTACCTCGCGGACGGAAGCCCGTGCATCGCCTTCATGCGTCTCGACCTGGGCGCGCAGCCAGCCGACCATCACACGCTCGTATTGGTGGGCGCCATCGAGGACAAGTACGAACACAGCGCTTACGAGATCATCGACCTGGACGCACTCGGCCAGGGCCAGCAGGTGCTGCGCGCACAGGGCTGGCGCCATTTGTGGGGCATCGGCCGGCACATCCTGGGCAGCCAGCTGTTCGACTACTGGCGCGATGCCGAAGGTTACGAATACGAGCACTACACGGACGGCGACCTGTTCACCGCAGACGCCGAAACATGCTACTCGCCGCTGGAGTTCGGCAGCCTCTGGGCCTGGGGTCCGGATGCGCCGAGTTCCATGAAGCCCAAGATGAACCTGCGCAGCGCCTGGCTCGTGCTGCGCCTCCTGCGCCAAAGGCGCATCACAGTGCAGCGCCTGAAGCTGCTTTCCCAAGCCATGGACGCGCCCGCGCGCCCCTGGTCCTGA
- a CDS encoding acyl-CoA synthetase, with translation MHPHTHKTPLAGIASRHDVLRLEAAVAEPLGGIASTYELLARGAARVPAAPALSFFLEADDYARPCTWTHQEWLARITQTANLLRRLGLRRNDVVAVVLPNLPETHWIVWGGEAAGTVFAINPLAESALLRDLLNAVRPRMLVTLAPTPGHGLWQKVAAVAPQVPGLETVLTVSPMLYSQSPASVDPAPALENLPVLDLHEQLHGVPADSLEFEPPCLDDVASLFCTGGTTGLPKIAVRTHRTEVANALQIAAMFGSRPLPGPLFCGLPLFHVNAQIATGLMPWSLGGHVVLGTPAGYRTKELIPNFWRIADHYRLFSFSGVPTVYSALLQVPRRGRGPASLRFGLCGAAPMPFELLKRFQQETGITILEGYGLTEGGCVSTLNPPGGTAKPGSIGIGLPWQEIKVLVLDAKGRYLRDARINETGTIAIAGPNLFRGYLNAAPEQEPWIELPGVPGAPPRRWLNTGDLGRMDRQGYFWLTGRSKELIIRGGHNIDPKVIEEPLHAHPAVALAAAVGRPDAHAGEVPVVYVQLHADASASSEQLMAWAQQYIAERAARPKKIHIIPAMPVTAVGKLFKPALIDREVAAVVDEEARAAGASLRTCEVVRDPARGIVVRWSADGEVEALRERLGLYTFHQEAA, from the coding sequence ATGCATCCGCACACACACAAGACGCCCCTCGCGGGCATCGCCTCCCGCCACGACGTGCTGCGCCTCGAGGCCGCCGTTGCCGAGCCTCTCGGCGGCATCGCCAGCACGTATGAACTGCTGGCGCGCGGCGCCGCGCGCGTGCCCGCGGCACCGGCGCTGTCGTTCTTCCTCGAAGCCGACGATTACGCGCGGCCCTGCACCTGGACCCACCAGGAATGGCTGGCCCGGATCACGCAGACGGCCAATCTCCTTCGCAGGCTGGGCCTGCGCCGGAACGACGTGGTCGCCGTGGTGCTGCCCAACCTGCCCGAGACCCATTGGATCGTCTGGGGAGGCGAAGCCGCCGGCACCGTCTTCGCGATCAATCCGCTGGCGGAATCGGCCCTGTTGCGGGATCTCTTGAACGCGGTGCGGCCCAGGATGCTCGTGACGCTGGCGCCGACACCGGGACACGGCCTGTGGCAGAAGGTGGCCGCGGTCGCGCCGCAGGTGCCGGGCCTCGAAACGGTCCTCACCGTCTCGCCCATGCTGTATTCGCAGTCGCCTGCCTCCGTCGACCCCGCGCCCGCTCTGGAGAATCTCCCGGTGCTGGACCTGCACGAGCAGTTGCACGGCGTGCCGGCCGACAGCCTCGAATTCGAGCCGCCGTGCCTGGACGATGTCGCGTCCCTCTTCTGCACCGGCGGGACCACGGGCCTGCCGAAGATTGCCGTGCGCACCCACCGTACCGAGGTGGCGAACGCACTGCAAATCGCTGCCATGTTCGGCTCGCGCCCCCTGCCCGGCCCCTTGTTCTGCGGACTGCCCCTGTTCCATGTCAATGCGCAGATCGCGACCGGGCTGATGCCGTGGTCCCTGGGCGGCCATGTGGTGCTGGGCACGCCGGCAGGCTATCGGACGAAGGAACTGATCCCGAATTTCTGGCGCATCGCGGATCACTATCGCCTGTTCTCGTTCTCCGGCGTCCCCACCGTCTACTCCGCCCTGTTGCAGGTGCCGCGCCGGGGACGCGGCCCCGCGTCGCTGCGCTTCGGTCTGTGCGGTGCCGCGCCCATGCCTTTCGAGCTCCTCAAGCGGTTCCAGCAGGAAACCGGCATCACGATCCTGGAGGGCTACGGCCTCACGGAAGGAGGCTGCGTCTCCACGCTGAATCCCCCGGGCGGGACGGCAAAGCCGGGCTCGATCGGCATCGGCCTGCCCTGGCAGGAGATCAAGGTGCTGGTACTCGACGCGAAAGGGCGCTACCTGCGCGATGCCCGCATCAACGAGACCGGGACCATCGCCATCGCCGGCCCGAACCTGTTTCGCGGCTACCTGAATGCCGCGCCGGAACAGGAACCGTGGATCGAACTGCCCGGCGTGCCGGGAGCCCCGCCCCGACGCTGGTTGAACACGGGCGACCTCGGTCGCATGGATCGCCAGGGGTATTTCTGGCTGACGGGACGCAGCAAGGAACTGATCATCCGTGGAGGCCACAACATCGACCCGAAAGTCATCGAAGAGCCCCTGCATGCACACCCCGCGGTCGCCTTGGCGGCAGCCGTGGGGCGCCCGGACGCGCATGCGGGAGAGGTGCCGGTGGTCTACGTGCAGCTGCACGCCGACGCATCGGCCTCCTCCGAACAACTGATGGCCTGGGCGCAGCAGTACATCGCCGAGCGCGCCGCGCGGCCGAAGAAGATCCACATCATCCCGGCGATGCCGGTGACCGCGGTCGGCAAGTTGTTCAAGCCCGCGCTGATCGATCGCGAAGTCGCGGCGGTCGTGGACGAGGAAGCGCGAGCCGCCGGAGCGAGCCTGCGCACATGCGAGGTCGTGCGCGACCCGGCACGCGGCATCGTGGTGCGCTGGTCCGCGGACGGAGAGGTCGAGGCACTGCGCGAGCGACTCGGCCTCTATACCTTCCACCAGGAAGCCGCCTGA
- a CDS encoding TetR/AcrR family transcriptional regulator, whose translation MQLAATKGPAATSIDDVIQAADVSRGSFYKYFEAPEALFAALALEIMNEIIQMAEPAVQRVADPAQRVAIGMRLVIELASRNRQVAGFLVRLDWSDAREGGVLLEFVRRDIAQAIREGHFLAIPMRLALNIVSMTVLGSIHALLGMRSRKAYTEQAVASGLRALGMPPGEALRLATLDLPSPEPLEGGLLAPA comes from the coding sequence ATGCAGCTTGCGGCGACAAAGGGACCGGCGGCGACTTCGATCGACGACGTCATCCAGGCGGCCGACGTGTCGCGCGGGAGCTTCTACAAGTACTTCGAAGCGCCCGAAGCCTTGTTCGCAGCACTCGCCCTGGAAATCATGAATGAAATCATCCAAATGGCCGAGCCTGCCGTTCAGCGCGTTGCCGATCCGGCGCAACGCGTGGCCATCGGTATGCGCCTGGTCATCGAGCTGGCATCGAGAAACCGGCAGGTCGCAGGCTTCCTGGTCCGCCTGGACTGGTCGGATGCCCGCGAGGGCGGCGTGCTGCTGGAGTTCGTGCGGCGCGACATCGCGCAAGCCATCCGGGAGGGCCACTTCCTCGCCATTCCGATGCGGCTGGCGTTGAACATCGTCTCCATGACCGTGCTCGGGAGCATCCATGCGCTGCTGGGCATGCGCTCGCGCAAGGCCTACACGGAACAGGCGGTGGCAAGCGGCCTGCGCGCACTCGGCATGCCCCCCGGCGAAGCCCTGCGCCTCGCGACGCTGGATCTACCCTCGCCGGAGCCGCTCGAAGGCGGGCTCCTGGCACCGGCGTGA
- a CDS encoding MgtC/SapB family protein, with protein MISDFMAANAFIASHLAGALLLGVVVGYERSYQGRAAGMRTYGLVCMASAAVTMFVGYAHLWFQGSITNGIADADPRSVVQGVLTGVGFLGAGVIVHDGLTIRGLTTAASIWAVAVVGVLLGVGFYPAALTLALLCTLSLSVLNRVKVLLPARSTLDVTLTFVPGHAPCLQDVERRARAQDSVVQRDSLTVSYSEGSLVWRFSVVAQDRIRVITPAALADEFVASQVMSSFSIVPVRF; from the coding sequence GTGATCTCCGACTTCATGGCCGCCAATGCGTTCATCGCATCCCATCTCGCAGGCGCGCTGCTCCTGGGGGTCGTGGTCGGCTACGAACGCTCCTACCAAGGCAGGGCCGCCGGCATGCGGACCTATGGCCTTGTTTGCATGGCTTCGGCCGCGGTCACGATGTTTGTCGGCTATGCGCACTTATGGTTTCAGGGCTCCATAACGAACGGCATCGCCGATGCCGATCCAAGAAGTGTGGTTCAAGGCGTGCTCACCGGCGTCGGCTTTCTCGGTGCGGGTGTGATCGTTCACGACGGGCTCACCATTCGCGGGCTCACCACCGCCGCGTCGATCTGGGCTGTCGCCGTGGTGGGCGTCCTTCTGGGCGTCGGTTTCTACCCCGCAGCGCTGACGCTGGCGCTGCTCTGCACCCTTTCTCTCTCGGTGCTCAACCGGGTGAAGGTTCTGCTGCCCGCGCGCAGCACGCTCGACGTCACGCTCACGTTCGTTCCGGGGCATGCGCCATGCCTCCAGGACGTGGAGCGCCGCGCCCGAGCGCAGGACAGCGTCGTCCAACGGGACTCGCTCACGGTCAGCTACTCGGAAGGCAGCCTGGTATGGCGATTTTCCGTGGTTGCCCAGGACCGCATACGCGTCATCACACCCGCCGCCCTTGCCGACGAGTTCGTCGCATCTCAAGTGATGAGCAGCTTCAGCATCGTGCCGGTGCGCTTCTGA